The Microbacterium sp. LWH7-1.2 genome window below encodes:
- a CDS encoding helix-turn-helix transcriptional regulator: protein MVKPTKVQNSIRAVREAAGITQAELARRVGVTRQTLIAIEQGRYSPTLELAFQLARAFGVGLDDLFDYPEE, encoded by the coding sequence ATGGTCAAGCCCACCAAGGTCCAGAACTCCATCCGCGCCGTGCGCGAGGCGGCGGGGATCACGCAGGCCGAGCTCGCGCGCCGGGTCGGCGTCACCCGGCAGACCCTCATCGCCATCGAGCAGGGCCGCTACTCGCCGACCCTCGAACTCGCCTTCCAGCTTGCCCGCGCCTTCGGCGTCGGGCTCGACGACCTCTTCGACTACCCGGAGGAATGA
- a CDS encoding NAD(P)-dependent alcohol dehydrogenase, with the protein MSDTLHEPAAVRTDSMPAWTQHRYGEADAVALESIDVPAPRRGQVLLRLRATALNNGDIRVMRGEPLLVRFAFGLRRPRQSVRGMDAAATVAGLGEGVTEFAVGDEVVCELPAGGGLARYAVSPVGRVVRRPPELDPAVAATLPIAGGTAWQALELGGLTDAATPGSSPRRVLVIGASGGVGTFAVQLAAGRGADVWALCGERNRPLVEGLGATRTFDYHAVQPGSPELGEGRFDIILDIAGTAPLRELQRLVRDGGRVVLVSGEGGRVLGPIGRIAGAALRSIGSKRVLRPLAALAKPDALAELLALAAAGGVSPVIERRYAFAEAGAALARVAGGRVAGKIVVLAE; encoded by the coding sequence ATGTCCGACACGCTTCACGAGCCCGCCGCCGTGCGCACCGATTCGATGCCCGCGTGGACTCAGCATCGCTACGGTGAGGCCGACGCGGTCGCGCTCGAGAGCATCGACGTGCCGGCGCCGCGCCGCGGTCAGGTGCTCCTGCGTCTGCGAGCGACCGCGCTCAACAACGGCGACATCCGCGTCATGCGCGGTGAGCCCCTCCTCGTGCGGTTCGCGTTCGGCCTCCGCCGCCCGCGCCAGTCGGTGCGCGGGATGGATGCGGCCGCCACCGTCGCGGGCCTCGGCGAAGGCGTGACGGAGTTCGCCGTCGGCGATGAGGTGGTGTGCGAACTGCCCGCCGGCGGAGGCCTCGCCCGCTACGCCGTCTCGCCGGTCGGACGCGTCGTGCGCCGCCCGCCCGAGCTCGATCCGGCGGTCGCCGCGACCCTGCCGATCGCCGGTGGGACGGCGTGGCAGGCGCTGGAGCTGGGAGGACTGACGGATGCCGCGACCCCGGGTTCGTCGCCGCGGCGGGTGCTCGTGATCGGGGCGTCCGGCGGGGTGGGCACGTTCGCGGTGCAGCTCGCGGCGGGACGGGGCGCCGACGTGTGGGCGCTGTGCGGGGAGCGGAACCGCCCGCTCGTCGAGGGACTCGGCGCCACGCGCACGTTCGACTATCACGCGGTGCAGCCGGGGTCGCCCGAGCTCGGCGAGGGTCGGTTCGACATCATCCTCGACATCGCCGGCACGGCTCCGCTGCGGGAGCTGCAGCGGCTCGTGCGCGACGGCGGCCGGGTCGTGCTGGTCTCCGGCGAGGGCGGTCGCGTGCTCGGACCTATCGGGCGCATCGCCGGCGCCGCGCTCCGCTCGATCGGGTCGAAGCGCGTGCTGCGTCCCCTTGCCGCCCTCGCCAAGCCCGACGCCCTTGCCGAATTGCTCGCGCTCGCCGCGGCGGGCGGAGTGAGTCCGGTCATCGAGCGGCGGTACGCGTTCGCCGAGGCGGGCGCCGCGCTCGCACGCGTCGCCGGCGGCCGCGTGGCGGGCAAGATCGTGGTTCTCGCGGAGTGA
- the ddaH gene encoding dimethylargininase, whose protein sequence is MSTQNTAPATAPVTGSASGRIQQVRRYLMCRPEHFTVSYTINPWMEPANPTDTALAVRQWQTLYDTYVALGHEVHLIDPIDGLPDMVYTANGGFVIDNVAYGAKFRFQERVPEGPAFMDWFRANGFEVAEPVEVNEGEGDFLLVGDTILAGTGFRSTGDSHRELRDVFGKEVVSLTLVDPRFYHLDTAISVLDPVEGPGGVEKANIAYLEHAFDERSQAILAERYPDAIRVADADGAVFGLNSASDGLNVIISPRATGFEAQLRERGYNPVLVDLSELLLGGGGIKCCTLELRR, encoded by the coding sequence ATGTCCACGCAGAACACCGCGCCCGCCACCGCCCCGGTCACCGGGTCCGCCTCCGGCCGGATCCAGCAGGTCCGCCGCTACCTCATGTGCCGCCCCGAGCACTTCACGGTGAGCTACACCATCAACCCCTGGATGGAGCCCGCCAATCCCACCGACACTGCACTCGCGGTCCGTCAGTGGCAGACGCTCTACGACACGTACGTCGCACTGGGACACGAGGTGCACCTCATCGACCCGATCGACGGTCTTCCCGACATGGTCTACACGGCCAACGGGGGCTTCGTCATCGACAACGTCGCGTACGGCGCCAAGTTCCGGTTCCAGGAGCGCGTGCCCGAGGGTCCCGCCTTCATGGACTGGTTCCGTGCGAACGGCTTCGAGGTCGCCGAGCCGGTCGAGGTCAACGAGGGCGAGGGCGACTTCCTCCTCGTCGGCGACACGATCCTCGCGGGCACGGGTTTCCGCTCGACCGGCGACAGCCACCGCGAGCTCCGCGACGTGTTCGGCAAGGAGGTCGTGAGCCTCACCCTCGTCGACCCGCGGTTCTACCATCTCGACACCGCGATCTCGGTGCTCGACCCGGTCGAGGGCCCCGGTGGCGTCGAGAAGGCCAACATCGCCTACCTCGAGCACGCGTTCGACGAGCGCAGCCAGGCGATCCTCGCCGAACGCTATCCCGATGCGATCCGCGTGGCCGACGCCGACGGCGCCGTGTTCGGTCTCAACTCGGCCAGCGACGGGCTCAACGTGATCATCTCGCCGCGTGCGACGGGCTTCGAGGCGCAGCTGCGCGAGCGCGGCTACAACCCGGTGCTCGTCGATCTGTCCGAGCTGCTGCTCGGCGGCGGCGGCATCAAGTGCTGCACGCTCGAGCTGCGACGCTGA
- the rocD gene encoding ornithine--oxo-acid transaminase, translated as MTAASASLDAAMSQIIAAEEEHVAHNYHPLPVVISRGEGAWVTDVEGKRYLDLLSAYSALNFGHGHPAILAAAQEQLNLLTLTSRAYHNDRLGPFAAALAELCGKDLVLPMNTGAEAVETGIKVARAWGYRVKGVTPDAAKIIVAHGNFHGRTTTIVGFSDDRQARDGFGPFTPGFISVPFGDAAVIDAAITADTVAVLIEPIQGEAGVVLPPEGYLKKVREICTRRGVLLIADEIQSGLGRVGETFACDREGVVPDVYLLGKALGGGILPLSAVVADRDVLGVIRPGEHGSTFGGNPLAAAVGLRVVEMLQTGEFQGRAKLLGEHLEAKLHELVGHGVTAARVAGLWAGVDIDPEIGTGREIAERLIARGVLVKDTHGQTIRIAPPLVVRATELDWAVEQLRFVLAG; from the coding sequence ATGACCGCCGCCTCCGCCTCCCTCGACGCGGCGATGAGCCAGATCATCGCCGCTGAAGAGGAGCACGTCGCCCACAACTACCACCCGCTCCCGGTCGTCATCTCGCGCGGCGAGGGAGCATGGGTGACGGATGTCGAGGGCAAGCGCTACCTCGACCTGCTCTCGGCCTACTCGGCCCTCAACTTCGGCCATGGGCATCCCGCGATCCTCGCTGCCGCGCAGGAGCAGCTGAACCTCCTGACGCTCACCAGCCGCGCGTATCACAACGACCGCCTCGGGCCCTTCGCCGCCGCCCTCGCCGAGCTGTGCGGAAAGGACCTCGTGCTGCCGATGAACACCGGCGCCGAGGCCGTCGAGACCGGCATCAAGGTCGCGCGCGCATGGGGCTACCGCGTCAAGGGCGTGACCCCGGACGCCGCGAAGATCATCGTGGCGCACGGCAATTTCCACGGCCGCACCACCACCATCGTCGGGTTCAGCGACGACCGTCAGGCGCGGGACGGCTTCGGCCCGTTCACGCCCGGCTTCATCTCGGTGCCGTTCGGCGACGCCGCGGTCATCGACGCCGCCATCACCGCCGACACCGTCGCCGTGCTCATCGAGCCGATCCAGGGCGAGGCGGGCGTCGTCCTCCCACCCGAGGGCTACCTGAAGAAGGTGCGCGAGATCTGCACTCGCCGCGGCGTGCTGTTGATCGCCGACGAGATCCAGTCCGGCCTCGGCCGCGTGGGCGAGACGTTCGCGTGCGACCGCGAGGGCGTCGTGCCCGACGTCTATCTGCTCGGCAAGGCGCTGGGCGGCGGCATCCTTCCGCTGTCGGCGGTGGTCGCCGACCGCGACGTGCTCGGCGTGATCCGTCCGGGCGAGCACGGTTCGACCTTCGGCGGGAACCCGCTCGCGGCGGCCGTCGGCCTTCGCGTGGTCGAGATGCTGCAGACCGGCGAGTTCCAGGGGCGCGCGAAGCTCCTCGGCGAGCACCTCGAGGCGAAGCTGCACGAGCTCGTGGGACACGGCGTCACGGCGGCGCGCGTCGCGGGCCTCTGGGCCGGCGTCGACATCGACCCCGAGATCGGCACCGGCCGCGAGATCGCCGAACGCCTCATCGCGCGCGGCGTGCTCGTGAAGGACACGCACGGGCAGACCATCCGCATCGCGCCGCCGCTCGTCGTGCGGGCGACAGAGCTGGACTGGGCGGTCGAGCAGCTCCGCTTCGTGCTCGCGGGCTGA
- a CDS encoding molybdopterin-dependent oxidoreductase, translating to MTREASAATPVAAKASALSGAAAGVASVVLGAGIGELVAAVVAPSSSPLSVVGGVLIDLAPSWAKDAAITLFGTADKLALLVGIAVVLLAAAAGAGVLELRRPWFGAAVFAALGAVVAVLAMTRAGSTGLAWLPSLAAGVVAAGAVRLLTRLARRTTDASPPTPAAEGSDGLPGDEDPSRRRFLVWAGVATAAGVIAAIAGTALQAGARTVTAVREALRLPAPASAAPPVPAGAQLELTGMTPVVTPNASFYRIDTALVVPQIDPADWSLRIHGLVEDEVEIGWDELLALPLEESWTTLACVSNPVGGDLIGNAKWLGYPIRLLLERARPTAEADMVLSRSIDGFSASTPLEVLQEEGRNAILAVGMNGEPLPPEHGFPVRMVVPGLYGYVSATKWVTELEVTRFDRANAYWTTRGWSAKGPIKLQSRIDLPRRGQGLGAGDTTIAGVAWQQHVGIAKVEVQVDGGPWREATLASAISDDTWVQWSIPWTAVRGSHEIRCRATNADGELQIETDAWPAPDGATGWQQLNVDVA from the coding sequence ATGACGCGTGAGGCGAGTGCCGCGACGCCTGTCGCCGCGAAGGCCTCGGCCCTCTCCGGCGCGGCCGCGGGCGTGGCATCCGTCGTGCTCGGCGCCGGCATCGGCGAGCTGGTCGCCGCGGTGGTCGCGCCGTCGTCGAGCCCCCTCTCCGTCGTCGGCGGAGTGCTCATCGACCTCGCACCGTCATGGGCGAAGGATGCTGCGATCACGCTGTTCGGCACGGCCGACAAGCTCGCCCTGCTCGTCGGGATCGCCGTCGTCCTCCTGGCCGCGGCGGCCGGCGCCGGCGTCCTGGAGCTGCGCCGCCCCTGGTTCGGCGCGGCCGTGTTCGCCGCACTGGGTGCGGTCGTGGCCGTGCTCGCGATGACCCGCGCCGGGTCGACAGGGCTGGCGTGGCTGCCCTCGCTCGCTGCGGGCGTCGTCGCGGCGGGTGCTGTCCGGCTGCTGACCCGGCTCGCGAGAAGGACCACGGATGCCTCGCCCCCGACGCCCGCGGCAGAGGGAAGCGACGGTCTCCCCGGCGACGAAGATCCGTCGCGCCGCCGTTTCCTCGTCTGGGCGGGCGTGGCGACCGCCGCGGGAGTGATCGCGGCGATCGCGGGGACAGCGCTGCAGGCGGGTGCACGCACCGTGACCGCCGTGCGTGAGGCGCTGCGCCTTCCCGCTCCGGCATCCGCCGCGCCGCCGGTCCCTGCCGGGGCACAGCTGGAGCTGACGGGGATGACGCCCGTCGTCACCCCTAACGCGAGCTTCTACCGCATCGACACGGCCCTCGTCGTGCCGCAGATCGACCCGGCCGACTGGAGCCTGCGCATCCACGGCCTCGTCGAGGACGAGGTCGAGATCGGGTGGGATGAACTGCTCGCCCTCCCGCTCGAGGAGAGCTGGACGACCCTCGCCTGCGTCTCCAATCCTGTCGGCGGCGACCTCATAGGCAATGCGAAGTGGCTCGGCTACCCGATCCGGCTGCTCCTCGAACGGGCGCGGCCGACAGCGGAGGCCGACATGGTGCTGTCCCGATCGATCGACGGCTTCAGCGCGAGCACGCCGCTCGAAGTGCTGCAGGAGGAAGGGCGCAACGCGATCCTCGCCGTCGGCATGAACGGCGAGCCGCTGCCGCCCGAGCACGGCTTCCCGGTGCGCATGGTCGTGCCGGGGCTGTACGGCTATGTGTCGGCGACCAAGTGGGTCACCGAACTCGAGGTGACGCGGTTCGACCGGGCGAACGCCTACTGGACGACGCGCGGCTGGTCCGCGAAGGGGCCGATCAAGCTGCAGTCGCGCATCGACCTGCCGCGCCGCGGCCAAGGGCTGGGCGCGGGTGACACGACCATCGCGGGTGTCGCGTGGCAGCAGCACGTGGGCATCGCGAAGGTCGAGGTGCAGGTCGACGGCGGGCCCTGGCGGGAGGCGACGCTCGCCTCGGCGATCTCGGACGACACGTGGGTGCAGTGGTCGATCCCTTGGACGGCCGTACGCGGATCGCACGAGATCCGCTGCCGCGCCACCAACGCCGACGGCGAGCTGCAGATCGAGACCGACGCGTGGCCCGCGCCCGACGGCGCGACCGGCTGGCAGCAGCTCAACGTCGACGTCGCCTGA
- a CDS encoding circularly permuted type 2 ATP-grasp protein, which produces MGDLFDGYGSTLAPRKTPSGVPAFDEMFGSPAHPGAPAESREAYRELYQALAQMTQEELRGRTDSLASSYLAQGVTFDFAGEERPFPLDAVPRVITYDEWSRIESGVKQRVRALEAFLDDAYGHQFCVRDEVLPAGLIASSQYFYRQAAGIQSANGVRIQVSGIDLIRDEHGEMRVLEDNVRVPSGVSYVISNRRVMAQTLPELFVSMRVRPVGDYPNKLLAALRASAPAGIEDPNVVVLTPGVYNSAYFEHTLLARLMGVELVEGRDLLCIGGKVFMRTTRGPKRVDVIYRRVDDEFLDPLQFRADSMLGAPGLMLAARLGNVTIANAVGNGVADDKLLYTYVPDLIRYYLAEEPILKNVDTWRLEDPNALEEVLDRLDELVVKPVDGSGGKGLVVGPDASPAELEKLRQRLLADPRGWIAQPVVMLSTIPTLVEDGMRPRHADLRPFAVNDGEDVWVLPGGLTRVALPEGQLVVNSSQGGGSKDTWIVGGAAPGQVEYGQGQSVAGLVADQAATVTAAIPIIYDAQTEPTHSPQDRPRSRVEQQEQQQQAAEQNGGGTC; this is translated from the coding sequence ATGGGTGATCTGTTCGACGGCTACGGCTCCACGTTGGCGCCGCGCAAGACGCCTTCCGGGGTTCCCGCGTTCGACGAGATGTTCGGGAGCCCGGCTCATCCGGGTGCGCCCGCCGAGTCGCGAGAGGCCTATCGAGAGCTCTACCAGGCACTCGCGCAGATGACCCAGGAGGAGCTGCGCGGCCGCACCGATTCGCTCGCGAGCTCGTACCTCGCACAGGGCGTGACGTTCGACTTCGCAGGCGAGGAGAGGCCCTTCCCACTCGACGCGGTGCCCCGCGTGATCACGTACGACGAATGGTCGCGCATCGAGTCCGGCGTCAAGCAGCGCGTGCGGGCGCTCGAGGCGTTCCTCGACGACGCGTACGGGCATCAGTTCTGCGTGCGCGACGAGGTCCTGCCCGCCGGACTCATCGCGAGCTCGCAGTATTTCTACCGCCAGGCCGCGGGCATCCAGTCCGCCAACGGTGTGCGCATCCAGGTGTCGGGCATCGACCTGATCCGCGACGAGCACGGCGAGATGCGCGTGCTCGAAGACAACGTGCGCGTGCCGTCCGGCGTCAGCTACGTCATCTCGAACCGCCGGGTGATGGCGCAGACGCTGCCCGAGCTGTTCGTGTCGATGCGGGTGCGGCCCGTCGGCGACTACCCGAACAAGCTGCTCGCGGCGCTGCGCGCCTCCGCACCGGCGGGCATCGAGGACCCCAACGTCGTCGTGCTCACGCCGGGTGTGTACAACTCCGCGTACTTCGAGCACACGCTGCTCGCGCGACTCATGGGCGTCGAGCTCGTCGAGGGCCGAGACCTGCTGTGCATCGGCGGCAAGGTCTTCATGCGCACCACGCGCGGGCCGAAGCGCGTCGACGTCATCTACCGCCGCGTCGACGACGAGTTCCTCGACCCGCTGCAGTTCCGGGCCGACTCGATGCTCGGGGCTCCCGGCCTCATGCTCGCGGCGCGCCTGGGCAACGTGACGATCGCGAACGCCGTCGGCAACGGCGTCGCCGACGACAAGCTGCTCTACACGTACGTGCCCGACCTCATCCGGTACTACCTCGCCGAGGAGCCGATCCTCAAGAACGTCGACACGTGGCGCCTCGAGGACCCGAACGCCCTCGAGGAGGTGCTCGACCGGCTCGACGAGCTCGTGGTGAAGCCGGTCGACGGGTCAGGCGGCAAGGGGCTGGTCGTCGGACCGGATGCCTCGCCCGCCGAGCTCGAGAAGCTCCGCCAGCGCCTGCTCGCCGACCCCCGCGGCTGGATCGCGCAGCCCGTGGTCATGCTCTCGACCATCCCCACTCTCGTGGAAGACGGGATGCGGCCGCGCCACGCCGACCTCCGGCCGTTCGCGGTCAACGACGGCGAGGACGTGTGGGTGCTCCCCGGCGGCCTCACACGCGTGGCCCTGCCCGAGGGGCAGCTCGTGGTGAACTCCAGCCAGGGCGGCGGCTCGAAGGACACGTGGATCGTCGGCGGTGCCGCACCGGGGCAGGTCGAGTACGGCCAGGGCCAGAGCGTGGCCGGCCTCGTCGCGGACCAGGCCGCCACGGTGACCGCGGCGATCCCCATCATCTACGACGCCCAGACCGAGCCTACGCACTCGCCGCAGGACCGCCCGCGCTCGCGCGTCGAGCAGCAGGAGCAGCAGCAGCAGGCCGCCGAGCAGAACGGGGGTGGGACGTGCTGA
- a CDS encoding alpha-E domain-containing protein yields MLSRIAESLFWIGRYIERSDGTARILDVHLQLLLEDPWIDEDTACRSLLSVMGSLPPAGVDQVRREDVLSRLAVDRMNPSSIAYALTAARENARRAREIVSTELWETLNTTSARMPRRLQNDRVHEFFQWVRERAALAVGIVDSSTSRDEAWQFFTLGRSIERTDMTARLLATRSLTQASGPSWTTILRSCGAYEAYLRTYRGMPSARNAAEFLLLDRLFPRSIIYSIQRAEECMSAIDPRADRVGHSNTVLRALGQIRNDLEYRPISEILGELPTHMDRVQTVTREASEAIRGRFFPTQAEPSWIGEIS; encoded by the coding sequence GTGCTGAGTCGCATCGCTGAAAGCCTGTTCTGGATCGGGCGCTACATCGAGCGCAGCGACGGCACCGCCCGCATCCTCGACGTGCACCTGCAGCTGCTCCTCGAGGATCCGTGGATCGATGAGGACACGGCGTGCCGGTCCCTTCTCAGCGTCATGGGGTCTCTGCCACCGGCGGGCGTCGACCAAGTGCGGCGCGAAGACGTGCTCTCGCGGCTCGCCGTCGACCGCATGAACCCGTCGAGCATCGCGTACGCCCTCACCGCCGCGCGCGAGAACGCCCGCCGCGCCCGCGAGATCGTCTCGACGGAGCTGTGGGAGACCCTCAACACGACGAGCGCACGCATGCCGCGGCGCCTGCAGAACGACCGCGTGCACGAGTTCTTCCAGTGGGTGCGGGAGCGCGCTGCTCTCGCCGTCGGCATCGTCGACTCTTCGACGAGCCGCGACGAGGCCTGGCAGTTCTTCACGCTGGGGCGCAGCATCGAGCGCACCGACATGACCGCGCGCCTGCTGGCGACGAGGTCGCTGACCCAGGCATCCGGTCCGTCGTGGACGACCATCCTGCGTTCGTGCGGCGCGTACGAGGCGTACCTGCGCACCTACCGCGGCATGCCGAGCGCACGCAACGCCGCCGAGTTCCTGCTGCTCGATCGGCTCTTCCCGCGCTCGATCATCTACTCGATCCAGCGCGCCGAGGAATGCATGAGCGCCATCGACCCCCGCGCAGACCGCGTGGGACACTCCAACACGGTGCTCCGGGCGCTCGGCCAGATCCGCAACGACCTCGAGTACCGGCCGATCTCCGAGATCCTCGGCGAGCTGCCGACGCACATGGACCGCGTCCAGACCGTCACGCGCGAAGCATCCGAAGCCATTCGCGGCCGGTTCTTCCCGACGCAGGCCGAGCCCAGCTGGATCGGAGAGATCTCATGA
- a CDS encoding transglutaminase family protein: MKRLRIEHQTGFRYQGDVSASYNEARMLPGSTDSQFVLNSSLDIEPSTSVNQYVDYFGTRVAAFDVLSPHSSLTITARSLVEVRPRPLEHIDVTWEGLAREASRSLETVEQMSQTRRTRPHEEVAELARSIAAQHDHPGRAAHAIAVAIGDAVEYMHGITGVHSTAAEAWEARKGVCQDMAHIALGALREVGIPARYVSGYLHPRPSAEVGVAVTGESHAWVEWFAGEWQGFDPTNNIEIGDRHVLVGRGRDYGDVPPLRGVYAGPFKSNLHVKVTITREA; this comes from the coding sequence ATGAAGCGCCTCCGGATCGAGCACCAGACCGGCTTCCGCTACCAGGGCGACGTGAGCGCGTCGTACAACGAGGCGCGCATGCTGCCGGGCTCCACCGACAGTCAGTTCGTGCTCAACTCGTCGCTCGACATCGAGCCGTCGACGTCCGTCAACCAGTACGTCGACTACTTCGGCACGCGGGTCGCCGCGTTCGATGTGCTGTCACCGCACTCGTCGCTCACGATCACCGCGCGCTCGCTGGTGGAGGTGCGCCCGCGGCCGCTCGAGCACATCGACGTCACGTGGGAGGGTCTCGCGCGCGAGGCGAGCCGCTCGCTCGAGACCGTCGAGCAGATGTCGCAGACCCGGCGCACGCGGCCTCACGAGGAGGTCGCCGAGCTCGCCCGCTCGATCGCCGCTCAGCACGATCACCCCGGACGGGCCGCGCACGCGATCGCCGTCGCGATCGGTGACGCCGTCGAGTACATGCACGGCATCACCGGTGTGCACTCCACCGCGGCGGAGGCGTGGGAGGCGCGCAAGGGCGTCTGCCAGGACATGGCCCACATCGCGCTCGGCGCGCTGCGTGAGGTCGGGATCCCGGCACGCTACGTGTCGGGTTACCTGCACCCGCGGCCGTCGGCGGAGGTCGGCGTCGCCGTGACCGGCGAGTCGCACGCGTGGGTGGAGTGGTTCGCAGGGGAGTGGCAGGGCTTCGACCCCACCAACAACATCGAGATCGGCGATCGCCACGTCCTCGTCGGCCGCGGCCGGGACTACGGCGACGTCCCGCCGCTGCGCGGCGTCTACGCCGGTCCGTTCAAGAGCAACCTGCACGTGAAGGTGACGATCACCCGCGAGGCCTGA
- a CDS encoding serine hydrolase domain-containing protein, with product MTEYAAAFDWARRAVEADRLPTAVLGIATAEGVVALDAFGATGGRAAKVDDHYRLFSITKPLVGLVAARAIERGLLVPGTPLAAAVPDFGKHRDDLVRLRHLASHTSGITEPAMDAPGLRDRLVNGGRDFVAGTMSRYSTIAFEGIAALTEYATGRTWDADLAEWASALGADGLTLDEASDPHVVTDAAANGLDIEAFAALRHPGAGLIGRAGDLLALASALLRIGRGETGGVVHPRTLEMMLRPLTGDIPRLDPYPAAVGQDWGFTWNLRTRAPSLIDRDAYGHGGWAGTELWIHPTAGVAWVLLTNRVDRPVNIDELDNAVITAL from the coding sequence ATGACCGAATACGCCGCCGCGTTCGACTGGGCCCGTCGTGCGGTCGAGGCCGACCGCCTGCCGACCGCCGTGCTGGGCATCGCGACAGCCGAGGGGGTCGTCGCACTCGACGCGTTCGGAGCGACCGGAGGCCGTGCCGCGAAGGTCGACGACCACTACCGGCTCTTCTCGATCACGAAGCCCCTCGTCGGACTCGTCGCGGCGCGCGCGATCGAGCGCGGGCTGCTCGTCCCCGGCACGCCGCTCGCAGCCGCAGTTCCCGACTTCGGGAAGCACCGCGACGACCTCGTGCGGCTGCGGCACCTCGCCAGTCACACCTCGGGCATCACCGAACCGGCGATGGACGCGCCGGGCCTTCGCGACCGACTCGTGAACGGCGGCAGGGACTTCGTCGCCGGCACGATGTCGCGGTACTCGACGATCGCGTTCGAGGGCATCGCCGCCCTCACCGAGTACGCGACCGGAAGGACGTGGGATGCGGATCTCGCCGAATGGGCGTCCGCGCTCGGCGCCGACGGGCTGACCCTCGACGAGGCGTCCGACCCGCATGTGGTGACGGATGCGGCGGCCAACGGCCTCGATATCGAGGCGTTCGCGGCGCTCCGGCACCCCGGCGCCGGACTGATCGGGCGTGCGGGCGATCTGCTCGCGCTCGCGTCGGCGCTGCTGCGGATCGGACGCGGCGAGACCGGCGGCGTCGTGCACCCGCGCACGCTGGAGATGATGCTCCGGCCGCTGACCGGCGACATCCCGCGGCTCGACCCCTATCCCGCGGCGGTCGGGCAGGACTGGGGCTTCACCTGGAACCTGCGCACGCGCGCACCCAGCCTGATCGACCGCGACGCCTACGGACACGGTGGCTGGGCGGGCACCGAGCTCTGGATCCATCCGACCGCGGGCGTGGCCTGGGTGCTGCTGACCAATCGGGTCGATCGCCCCGTGAACATCGACGAGCTCGACAACGCGGTGATCACCGCGCTCTGA